The segment TCGGCAAGGAAATTGAGAAATTGAGGTCCGTGAAGCTTCATCCGAGTTTACAGACCCCTTCACGCAAATGCTTGTTGGATTTTGTGAAGGAAGAAACTTTGCGCAAAGCAGCTGAGAATTGTAGTAGCTCACACAGGCAGTTTGAGAATAAAGTTTCACAATTTAAACAAATGTTTGCCGAAGTTAAGTGCAAAGCTGAGGACTTGTTTAATACCAGGGCCTCCTTCCCCATCAAGAATTTAGAAGGAATGATCAAAGATTACCGGAGATTCATCCACGAACAAAAAAGTATAATGCAGTCATTGAGGTTCGTTCAGTTTTGCATATTCTCTCCTTGTTTTATATTGCCagttaaaaacattattttttgttttttttatgtcTGCCTTATATATGACTTTCTGGGGCTTGTTTCAAGTTGCTTGATGAACTTAATTGTGCCTAGTATCACGAAGCTGTCATGTGTAGTTCTTGTCTGATTGTTTATCTATGTAACAACATTTACTGGTATAGGTGTTACCCAATCTACTTTTTATCTGTGGTGGGATCTACATATTCTCTGTGTTTGAGCTTGTGGATACACCACCTGGATTTCTGTTTCTATGTCCTTTCCTGTTTATTTAAGTTATGTTATTTACTTCTTTGAGGGACAGCCTAGAATAGAGAAGAGGTGGGGTCCTGGAGTTTAGTGTTGTTTTTCTAGGCTTTGATGGCCATAGTCAGGAGGAGATGGAGAAGTCATGTTGGGATGATGGGAAACTTGATTTTCCCTTGGTGGCTCAAATGGACAATTAGGTGCTAACCATATTGCTTGGGTTTGGAAGTCACCCTGTACCTGCTCACAGATGAAACAACGTGCTGTATGTATATGGTTGTGATAAGTTAGGGGATATATTCATCTTTGCATGAGGAATTAAGTCAAGATTTTTATTGTATGCATAAAAGGTTGTAAACCTTCGTTGTTATTTAAAAGTGGTTCTGCTTCAGTCTGAAGTTGAGATATTAAATTTCAGAAACTTAGCATTTTTTGAATTTGCATAATGTTTTAAAAGTGCATGAGGTTCTGAAGATCACAATGCAAATACAAACAAGCTCTAGTTGTAATAGTTGATAATTTGGTTTCTTTGTGTATACATGATCCATTTTACTGTAACAGTTGTGTTTGATTAATTTGCCAATTCTTTAGTTACTAACTAGACATGTACTATTCTGCAGCAAAGATGTTAGTACGGTGAAGAAGCTTGTGGATGATTGTCTGTCCAGCCAGTTGTCTTCCTCAATTCGCCCACATGATGCAGTTTCAGCCCTGGGTCCTATGTATGATGTCCACGACAAGAATCACCTACCTAAAATGCGGACTTGTGATCATTTTATCTCTGACATGCTTGACTTTTGCAAGGATAAGAAGCATGAAATGAACGTTTTTGTGCACAATTACATGCAAAGGATAACTTATATTTCCTACATAATTAAAGATGCTAAGTTACAGTTTCCTGTTTTTAGAGAGGCAATGGTGTGCCAGGACGAGATATTTGCAGACCTTAAGTTGGTCCGGGGTATTGATCCTGCATATAGAGCCTGCCTTGCAGAGATAGTGAGAAGAAAGGCTTCCATGAAGCTGTACATGGGCTTGGCTGGACAATTGGCTGAAAGGCTTGCAACAAAAAGGGAGGTTGAGGTTAGGAGACGGGAGGAGTTTCTGAAGACACATAGTGCATATGTACCCAGGGATATATTAGCATCCATGGGTTTATATGATACTCCTAATCAGTGCGATGTTAATATAGATCCTTTTGATGGCAATTTGCTTGATATCGACATTTCAGACCTAGACTATTATGCACCTGAGTATTTGGCAGTACTGTCTTCTAAGGGTGATAAATCTGGTAGCTTAAGAGGTTCTTTTTCCATATCAAATGACAGTTTACATTCGGCTGAGGCTGAAGAAATCGCGGTGGACACTCTTGAGAAAGATGACTCCGAGGAGCTCCTTGAGGGATGTGAGTTGGTTGAGATAGCTGGAACTAGCAAGATGGAAGTTGAGAATGCAAAACTGAAAGCTGAACTTGCTTCAGCCATCGCTATAATTTGTTCCTTGTGCCCTGAAGTTGAATATGAGTCACTTGATGACAAGAAATTGGACAGTATATTGAAGAATGCCACTGAGAAGACACTAGAAGCCTTGCATTTGAAAGACGAGTATGGCAAACATCTCCAATCCATGCTTAAGGCAAAGCAAATGCAGTGTGTTTCATATGAGAAGCGCATACAAGAGCTGGAGCAGAGATTGTCTGATCAGTATTTGGAGGGGCAGAAGCATATAAACAATAAGGATTCGTCTGATTTGTCCCTTTTGGGTGCAAAGCCTGACAAATGCAAACCAGAAACTTCAAATGGTGGAGAAATCCATGTCCCTTGTATATCTACGTCTGAGCCCATGGATGAGATTTCGTGTGTTTCAAATTCGTTGGATGTAAAATTGGGGCTGTTCAAAAGGCAACCAAGCAAAGGTCAAGAAGCAGTGGATGAAAATATGTTGGATTCTTCTGGAATGATAAATCCACATTTAGATTCGTCAATGGTGGAGCCATCTCGTGAGGAACTGCCTGTTGATGAAAGAGATGGGAAAGACAAGATGGCAGGGCAGTTGGGCACGTCCTTGACTAACAGTTCTACTGCTGAGAGCATGCCTGAGCATTTGCATGTCTTACCTTTTGATGCTGCAGCTGATATGAGGTTGGATTCTAAAGTTAGCAGTGATCTTGTGGTGAAGTTGCAGAGTGCACTTGCTGAAAAGTCAGATCAATTGAGTGAAACTGATATCAAGCTTAAATCTTTGTTGGATGAGGTTGCAATGCTTGGAAGGGAGTTGGAGATGGTTCGGAAGCTCCTTGATGAATCTCAGGTAATAATGCTTCTCAATAATCTAGAGAATTTGTGGGAATTTACAGTGTTATGTTTCTGGCTGGTAGTCCTTTTTCtctagaaatttaaaatttgactttgcTTTATATTTTGCAAACTGCTTGGAGGAAGTTCCCTTTGCACTTGAACAGTTGGAATCTCTTGTTAGTCATATTTACTGGTTAAATATTGGCAAAGCTCAGAGAAGCCGATGTGGAAGGATTATGATGGCTTACATAACCAATGGATTTCAATGACTGTTAAACAGACtacatagttttatattttctgtCAATTGAGTTGAGAAATGGTTAGAGGACTTGTTTATATTAATAGGTATAACAAATTCACTTGTCTTTATAAGATGAAAACACACACATTGTCAATAAAATCATGATTTATGGTATCTATCATTAATTAGTTTACCCTAGTTAGTCtctgttaggatcccaagtgcaaggtatgggacttggatcccacattggaaagtatgggcaactagtgtggggtttatatggtcttgggctctcccatctcaatagctagcttttgaggtgtggttctcctaaggttcgtatcatttggtatcagagctatcaccatgtctcccagttgcaatcgtgcggcgtgggtggtgacgccggcattgcagtgttcgcccggggctagcagggagctagcgcacagccagcccgcgtgggcgccggggctgcggagcgtggtggtatgttaggatcccaagtgcaaggtatgggacttggatcccacattggaaagtatgggcaactagtgtggggtttatatggtcttgggctctcccatctcaatagctagcttttgaggtgtggttctcctaaggttcgtatcagtCTCACCCCTTgtcatgttttattattaatggcTCTAGTAATAATTTTCATCTAAATGTCAGTTTTTTTCTACATGGAAACCCCTCATAGATGTTACAGTTTCCGAATTTGTAAATTTTCCCCATGTAACAGATGAATTGTGCTCACTTGGAGAATTGTTTGCATGAAGCAAGAGAGGAAGCTCAAACACATCTATGTGCAGCTGATCGGAGGGCCTCAGAGTATAGTGCATTGCGTGCTTCTGCTATCAAATTGCGTAGTCTCTTTGAAAGACTTCGTGCCAGTGTTTGTGTTTCAGGAACGGTTGTTGGTTTTGCTGACTCCTTGCATGCTTTTGCTCAATCTTTGGCCAAGTAAGTTAATTGCTAGAGTTGTGCTTATAAACTCTCCTCCATGGCTTGCATAAGTCGTTGGCTTCTCCCatgtaaaattttcatattcagATTGACCTCTTacaatattaaaagatattttttataactttttgatTGAAGGAGGACTTGGTTTGGTTCTTATTTCCTAGTGAATTCTAAATCACTTGCAACGTATATAACAGTtgcattttgtatataattttagacATAATTGAAGGCTTGAATTGCTAttaatttgccttttttttttttaaatttagtaatgATGGTGGTATGAATtgcttttctttgaaaaaattgcAGTTCCATCAGTGAAAGTGAAGATGATAGTACTCTGGAATTCCAGAAATGCATTCGAATCCTTGCAGACAGAGTTGGTTATTTGTCTGGACATCGTGAAGAGCTTCTTGACAAGTGCCGTAAGGTTGAAGCTACCAATGAAGAGCTTAGGAAAGAActggaagagaagaaagagcTAGTTAAAACACTGTTCACAAAGCATCAACTTGAGAAGCAGGTATCTTGTTCTCATATTCTTAGTCTTCTTACTGATTCATTATCTGAGCTAAGCTGGTGCATGAGTTTAGGTTTCAGTTACCCAATTGTTTCTATCTATTTTTCGcatctttttaataaattaaaaatgaataatatctaAGAAAAGTGGTTGAATATTTTTGCTCTAGGCAAGCAAAGAGAAGATCTCATTTTGCCGTCTAGAAGTCCATGAGATCGCTGCATTTGTTCTCAATGCAGCTGGTCATTATGAGGCAATCCACAGGA is part of the Mangifera indica cultivar Alphonso chromosome 13, CATAS_Mindica_2.1, whole genome shotgun sequence genome and harbors:
- the LOC123195016 gene encoding autophagy-related protein 11-like; this translates as MNSSITESLVHEDKLLVHIAENGHSFEFECNETTSVEAVMRLIESVSDINFNDQLLLCLELKLEPQKQLSAYGLPSNDREVYLYNKVRLQSNSLPPSPEQVDILEAAEPAPPAPTQDPHPLDDASDPALKALPSYERQFTYHYHKGHAIYVRSQAKLENCKRLLREQKVQERALEVARSNLENYYRVISQNYNEFMKRYLQQYRIHTDLLANFGKEIEKLRSVKLHPSLQTPSRKCLLDFVKEETLRKAAENCSSSHRQFENKVSQFKQMFAEVKCKAEDLFNTRASFPIKNLEGMIKDYRRFIHEQKSIMQSLSKDVSTVKKLVDDCLSSQLSSSIRPHDAVSALGPMYDVHDKNHLPKMRTCDHFISDMLDFCKDKKHEMNVFVHNYMQRITYISYIIKDAKLQFPVFREAMVCQDEIFADLKLVRGIDPAYRACLAEIVRRKASMKLYMGLAGQLAERLATKREVEVRRREEFLKTHSAYVPRDILASMGLYDTPNQCDVNIDPFDGNLLDIDISDLDYYAPEYLAVLSSKGDKSGSLRGSFSISNDSLHSAEAEEIAVDTLEKDDSEELLEGCELVEIAGTSKMEVENAKLKAELASAIAIICSLCPEVEYESLDDKKLDSILKNATEKTLEALHLKDEYGKHLQSMLKAKQMQCVSYEKRIQELEQRLSDQYLEGQKHINNKDSSDLSLLGAKPDKCKPETSNGGEIHVPCISTSEPMDEISCVSNSLDVKLGLFKRQPSKGQEAVDENMLDSSGMINPHLDSSMVEPSREELPVDERDGKDKMAGQLGTSLTNSSTAESMPEHLHVLPFDAAADMRLDSKVSSDLVVKLQSALAEKSDQLSETDIKLKSLLDEVAMLGRELEMVRKLLDESQMNCAHLENCLHEAREEAQTHLCAADRRASEYSALRASAIKLRSLFERLRASVCVSGTVVGFADSLHAFAQSLANSISESEDDSTLEFQKCIRILADRVGYLSGHREELLDKCRKVEATNEELRKELEEKKELVKTLFTKHQLEKQASKEKISFCRLEVHEIAAFVLNAAGHYEAIHRNSLKYYLSAESVALFTENLQSRPTFIVGKIVHIEHQTAKPLPPVSSSRPEHGKADQIDHPTTTGTDRLTLNSGSTSSNPYGLPIGCEYFIVTVAMLPGTPIHSPSPS